In a single window of the Raphanus sativus cultivar WK10039 chromosome 9, ASM80110v3, whole genome shotgun sequence genome:
- the LOC108825563 gene encoding uncharacterized protein LOC108825563 has protein sequence MTTRSKSLPIRSSRDPYLSLPEEANQRDGTGKGIESGDDADVEIVTDTFDGKKKRRHCLGTSGTDRGGGSHREACCIVCEISDESVSKCSGADCLLWFHEECLNAEFGSGCGCGGGEDLYCPYCWFRILAVKSVRLKEKAVEADMAVFKYLDEEMENRGESVPKEGREDSVDTTDIVSDQELEGERQRHTDESRGGEEDMELIEPEDNFEVNVDKAVDDNEKVAATENFQDAEDEETAGDRRTKANAGGAGKERDFSPFLSVQESFSGKEQDQVQQSEKRRRKRRLILNAFDSDVSSNGSTNEPNGEDAAEKMTSLALVVTSPSGRMTKNQQREDSRTTKVDNSKTTTVRDIPIFKMEHKRRLLWTPEEEYMLKVGVEKFAAEAKKNMPWRKILEMGQKVFHETRTPTDLKDKWRNMTGARQKNKQDSTSVSGM, from the exons ATGACGACGAGATCGAAATCGCTTCCAATTAGGTCTTCGCGCGATCCCTATCTATCCCTTCCG gAGGAAGCTAATCAAAGAGATGGCACTGGCAAAGGCATTGAAAGTGGTGATGATGCTGATGTTGAGATTGTTACAGATACTTTTGATGGAAAGAAGAAGCGTCGTCACTGTCTTGGGACAAGTGGGACTGATAGAGGAGGAGGATCTCACCGGGAGGCTTGTTGCATCGTATGTGAAATTTCAGATGAATCTGTGTCAAAGTGTTCTGGCGCTGACTGTCTTCTCTGGTTTCACGAGGAGTGTTTGAACGCTGAGTTCGGTAGTGGTTgtggttgtggtggtggtgagGATTTATACTGCCCTTATTGCTGGTTTCGAATTCTAGCAGTGAAGTCTGTACGGTTGAAAGAGAAGGCTGTTGAGGCGGATATGGCGGTGTTCAAGTATCTAGACGAAGAGATGGAGAACAGGGGCGAGAGTGTTCCAAAAGAAGGTCGAGAGGATTCAGTTGATACCACAGACATTGTAAGTGATCAAGAGTTAGAAGGAGAGAGACAAAGGCATACTGATGAATCAAGAGGAGGTGAAGAAGACATGGAACTGATTGAACCAGAGGATAATTTTGAAGTGAACGTAGATAAAGCGGTAGATGACAATGAGAAGGTAGCAGCTACAGAAAACTTTCAAGACGCTGAGGATGAGGAAACAGCTGGAGATAGAAGAACTAAAGCCAATGCGGGGGGTGCagggaaagagagagatttTTCACCGTTTTTGTCTGTGCAAGAATCGTTTTCTGGAAAAGAACAAGATCAAGTCCAACAGAGCGAGAAGCGAAGAAGAAAAAGACGCCTGATATTGAATGCTTTCGATAGTGACGTCTCATCAAATGGATCAACTAACGAACCAAATGGAGAAGATGCCGCTGAGAAAATGACTTCGTTGGCTTTAGTAGTAACCTCTCCGTCAGGGAGGATGACGAAGAACCAGCAGAGAGAAGATAGCAGAACAACCAAAGTGGATAACTCAAAAACAACAACAGTGAG GGACATTCCGATATTTAAGATGGAACATAAAAGGAGGCTATTGTGGACGCCTGAAGAAGAATACATGCTGAAG GTGGGAGTGGAGAAATTTGCAGCGGAAGCAAAGAAGAACATGCCTTGGAGGAAAATTCTGGAAATGGGACAGAAGGTGTTCCACGAAACACGTACTCCAACTGATCTAAAAGACAAATGGAGGAATATGACTGGTGCAAGACAAAAGAACAAACAAGACAGCACATCAGTCTCTGGTATGTAA
- the LOC108828748 gene encoding uncharacterized protein LOC108828748 → MQNHNSSMDEISSLPPNNPSSNGRRSRGSSHSNEGETSQPTDAGFQMEDSSPTPRIISREECFTSAGYQLLSGRWAAALHLYNDPSVDVSGEFKTL, encoded by the exons ATGCAGAACCATAACTCCTCTATGGATGAGATCTCTTCTCTGCCCCCTAATAACCCTTCTTCCAACGGAAGGAGATCAAGAG GAAGCTCCCATAGTAACGAGGGGGAGACAAGTCAGCCTACTGATGCTGGTTTCCAGATGGAAGACTCTTCTCCAACTCCAAGGATTATATCTCGAGAGGAATGCTTTACTAGTGCAGGTTATCAGCTTCTGAGTGGCC GTTGGGCAGCTGCATTGCATCTATACAATGACCCTTCTGTTGATGTGTCTGGTGAGTTTAAGACTCTTTGa
- the LOC108826857 gene encoding uncharacterized protein LOC108826857: MHLVAQGSLLLVKRSKILCYIKTFRRNIRFCFQQKMLSFRIPSLGSNPTAFAAKITDTTKTVAQLKSSATPAPHSTVTCGYQAHVAGFFRNATVLWSKNLMNHSLTVMISGSDKDTSYSCKIDLVKPWQFWSKRGSKSFDVEGTLVEVFWDLRAAKLSGNGSPEPVSDYYVAVVSDEEIVLLLGDLKHKAYKRTKSRPALVEGFIYFKKESVFGKKTFSTRARFDEQKKEHEVVVVTEEKDMWISVDGVVVVNVRNLQWKFRGNQMVLVDKTPVMVYYDVHDWLFGSSESTTARSGLFLFKPVVVGAMVDEFFSDAEEGGDSGGGSSPLSRYNSASSGYGTLHEFCLVLYAWKLE, translated from the coding sequence ATGCATTTAGTTGCTCAAGGCTCTCTGTTATTGGTTAAGCGCAGCAAAATTCTTTGTTATATAAAAACTTTTAGGAGGAATATTAGGTTTTGTTTCCAACAAAAGATGTTATCATTTCGTATCCCATCTCTCGGAAGCAACCCGACGGCATTTGCAGCTAAGATAACAGACACCACAAAGACCGTGGCACAGCTCAAATCATCCGCAACGCCCGCGCCTCACAGCACGGTCACGTGCGGTTACCAAGCTCACGTGGCGGGCTTCTTTCGAAACGCGACCGTTCTATGGTCCAAGAATCTCATGAACCATTCCCTCACCGTCATGATCTCGGGTTCGGACAAGGACACGAGCTACTCATGCAAGATCGATCTCGTGAAGCCGTGGCAGTTCTGGAGCAAAAGAGGGTCCAAGTCATTCGACGTAGAAGGAACGTTAGTGGAGGTTTTCTGGGATCTGAGGGCTGCGAAGCTGTCGGGAAACGGTAGCCCCGAGCCGGTGTCGGACTATTACGTGGCGGTAGTGTCAGATGAAGAGATTGTTCTGTTGTTGGGAGACTTGAAGCATAAAGCTTACAAGAGGACGAAGTCGAGACCCGCGCTGGTGGAAGGGTTTATATATTTCAAGAAGGAGAGTGTTTTTGGGAAGAAAACGTTTTCGACAAGGGCGAGATTCGACGAGCAGAAGAAGGAGCACGAGGTCGTGGTCGTGACGGAGGAGAAAGATATGTGGATAAGCGTGGACGGGGTCGTGGTGGTGAACGTTAGGAATCTGCAGTGGAAGTTTAGGGGGAACCAGATGGTGTTGGTGGATAAGACTCCTGTGATGGTGTACTACGATGTGCATGATTGGTTGTTTGGAAGCTCGGAGTCGACCACGGCGAGGTCAGGGTTGTTTTTGTTTAAGCCTGTGGTGGTTGGAGCGATGGTGGATGAGTTCTTCAGCGATGCGGAGGAAGGGGGAGATAGTGGTGGAGGGAGTAGTCCTTTGAGTCGGTATAATTCGGCGTCGAGTGGTTATGGGACGTTACATGAGTTTTGTTTGGTTCTTTATGCTTGGAAGCTTGAGTGA